From the genome of Pseudomonas sihuiensis:
TCCGGCTGAGAGATATCTGGGCCATCCGAGTAAGGCTTCAGCTTGCAGAACGAACCCGGGATCTGGCTTTGTTCGATCTGGCCATCGACAGCAAGCTTCGAGCCTGCGACTTAACCAAGCTCCGTGTATGCGACGTTGCTCATGGCGAGCATGTGTCATCACGAGCAATGGTTATGCAGCAGAAAACGAAGCGACCAGTGCAGTTCGAAATTACTGAGCAAACACGGTCTGCTCTCGCGGCCTGGATACACCAAGCCCAGCTCCGTAGCCAGGACTGCCTTTTCCCGAGCAGGCTGCACACCTCAGACCATCTATCCACTCGTCAATACGCTCGTATCGTCAAAGGCTGGATGCAAGCCATTGGCCTTGATCCGGCCATGTATGGCACTCACACAATGAGACGTACAAAGGCATCACTGATCTATCGCAGGACAAAGAACTTGCGGGCCGTTCAACTTCTGCTTGGCCATACGAAGCTGGAGAGCACCGTTCGATATCTTGGGATTGAGGTCGACGACGCCTTGGAAATGGCAGAGCAGACCGAGGTTTGACCATGTATAGCGACGGTCGAAGTCAGGCCGTCGCTAACCGGCCAAATGCTGCCTCCGGCAGCTACCGACCAAAGCCTCCACAGAATTCCATCCAAATACTCATTGGCGCCTAGCCCACGGGGCAAACAGGGCGCGCAGCAGGCGGGATAAGAACTTGGGTACATCAATCTCAGCGATCAGCAGAGCTGAAAAGATGAGAGCTGCACCGGCCAGGGTTCTTCCATCCAAGGTTTCGCCAAGGAGCATCGCTCCCGCGAATGCTGCGAAGATGGGCTCGAACAGGTAGGTCAGGGCTACTTTTTCTTCTTCGAGATACTTCTGCGCAGCACTCTGAACCGCGTACATGAAGGCTGTGGCGAGCAACGCGCAGAACAGAACTCCTTCCCAGAAGGAGGAATCCATTGGGGCCCATTCGGCCCTAGCGTCGAAAAGTGCAGCAAAAAGGCATCCAGTAGCGCAGGTAGCCAGCGCAGTGATGACCGTAAGCATCGAGTCGTACTTATGCGAGAAGAAGCCAACCGTGAGCACATATGCGGCAAAAAAGACTGCACAGCACATGATCCAGATGTCACCTGGATTCAGAGTAAGCCCGGCCCTCGTAACGATCAGATAGAGCCCTGTCAGCGCGACGGCGCAGCAGAGCCAGATTCGAGGCTCGACGCGCTTCCGAAAGAGAGCCCACTTGAAGACCGGGATGAGCAATACATCCAGGCCAGTGATGAAGGCGGTGTTGGTGATGCTGGTGTGCTGAAGCCCGACAGTCTGGAAAATGTTACCCAAACACAAGGGTAGACCTATGGCCACGCCGGCCAGGAGCGCTTCTTTGTTGATCAGTTTCAGCCGTCTGAAAAAGATCACGCAAAGCACTAGCGTAGCGAGTGCGAACTTGTACCCCAGGAATACGAAGGGTGACTCGTCCGCAACACCCACTTTGGTGAAGGCAAACGAAATCCCCCAGAACGCGGTTCCGAGGATTAACAGGCATAGATACGTCTGACGAACAGGCATGCGAAAACCATCCATTCAAATTGGAGTGGTTAGAGCATGCGGAGAGGCCGCAAGAAAGCCCGAGTATGCCTTCAATCTCTTCTCTAACGTTAAGGCAAGTCGGTAAAGCGCTTTCATCTGCCGCTATTAATCAATCTGGGGCCGCAGGCTGTCAACAGGTGCTACAAACCAGTCTGCAGCAAGCTGCCATCGACAGATGGCTAGTCGATGACGCGGAATCCGACTTTGTCCCAATAGCCTGCAAGGACAGAGGAATGAAAGCAGGTTGCAGCGCCATGGCTTTCTGCGTGTGCACTCGGATCCATTTATGGACGAGGTTTGCGTTGAGGCTGTGGCTCAGCGCAACGCTGGCAATCGAGGCCCCGGGCTGGGCGCACTCTTGAATAATCTGGGCCTTGAAGGATTTGGAGTAGGAACGGCGTTGTGGCTGCATGAAAGACCCGCTTAAAAGGCTAGAAATGGTGTCCACTTAAATCAGGTGGACACCATCGCCTTTGGCGTCGGGGCCAGGAAGGTGTGTTGGCCGGACGGATACGAAAAGTTCGCGATACGTGGTGGACCACTGAGGGCCACCAGTTGCGGATACGGCCGGGCGACCACGCCGGCGATCGGGAGGGATGCATGCTTTATTACGCTGGGTTGAAGAAGATTAAGGACGCCGCAACTCGCCGGCGCACATTGAAGGTTGGTCTGTCCCGGAACTGGTGGACAGGTAGTTAAGAGCTACTGTCACTAACGCCTTACCGGAAGGCTTTTCACCGAATGTGCCCGCTGTTCGTCCAGAGTGTTGTAGTACGTATTTTGGGTGGTGCTGAGACTATTGTGACGAAGGTCAGCCTGGAGGTCCTTCATGTCACGATACGGTGCATCAAAGGTTGCGGAGGTGTGACGTAACCAGTGTAGTGAGGCCGAGCGCAGTTGGTCTATTTCGTCGTTGCTCCAGCCTTCCTCGGCCATACGCACCATCGCGCGGTCAAATAGCTCTTGCAGCATCAGGCGGATATGGCGATCAGAAAGCCCGCCGCGTCCCTTTAGGGTGCTGATCAGCGGTGTTTTCTCGTGGGCGGAAGGGAGGGGAGAGAGCTGCAGATGCTGGCGATAGCGTACGAGGTAGTTCTGGATATAGTCATCGCGGATGCTGATCTTGGCGGCCTTGTTGCCTTTGCCCACCACATGAAACCACCAGTTGCCCATGCTATCGCGGCGGATGTCGCCCATAGTGGGCGTCCAGTTGTCACGCCCGACCAAATCGGAGACGCGTAAGTACATAGAGAACAGGGTCGCAACGATGAAAAGCGTGCGTTCGTATGTCGGGTCGGCCACGGCCATTTGCTCGGCAGTCTCAATCACGTAGCTCCACTGCAACGGTGTCAGGGAACGGGACGCCACATCCAAGGTATTGCGTTGCTTGTAGATGGATTTCTGTTTTACCGCTCGGAAGGGGTTCACCTCGGTGAGGCCCTCATCAATGGCGTGCTGGAAGAAGCTGCCGCAGACTGCGAATACCTGAGCCACCGAGCCTTGGGACATGCGGTAGGGACGGGAGGGAAGGGCGGCAACGGCCTCTTCGGCAATCTTGCGTTCGCGCTTGGCCACGGTGTGACTGAAAGGTCGCCATTGCAAATTGACGGTGTAGGTGTCCGTGTCGAGCTTCTTACGACCGCCCACACGCAGGAAGCGGGACTTTACGACCGGACCTATCCAGTCGGCGGGAGGGTTGAGGCAGAACTCCATGAAGGCCTCGGCGTCCCGGCGACGCAGTTCGACAAGGGGCTTGCCAGCCACCAGCAGGGACCAGAGCAGCAGCCGCTCAATGTGGGTTCGATAAGAGTTGAACGTGGCTTCGTTGCCGGCGTAGGACTTCAGAAATCCCCGAACGGCGCGATAGCCTTCGACGGCTTGGAGCTCATCGGTACAACCTTGCTCAGCCTGGTCAATCGAGTTGAGTCTCTTAAAATCTGTAAACCTCATGATGCTTACTGAAAACATAGGCAAAAACAAGCGGTTAGGATTTTGATCCGATCTTTAAAAGCGGAGAAATGAAACGTGCCTGGGTTAATACCGGGAGCGTCCGCCGTTCCTCTTGGCCGGCCTTGGGCTGACTGAGCGTAGAGATGTACTCGTTGGGCTAGCCCGCAGACGGAATCAGCTATCGCTTCTATCGGTATGCTGCGGGTGGCGCAGCAGCCATATACGTCGCGCCGTAGCTCCAGAGCGTGGATGCTTTACAGACATGGTGAGGAACCTTGGACCTCGGAAAGAGGCATCAGCCAGTTCCAAATATTGAAAAGCAATCTGCGTCACCTCAGCGCGAGCGGCGGGCTACCTGATCCTTATGGCCTTGATTTTCAAGAGTCTCCACTTTAAAAGACAGATTTCCAGTCTTTCAAAGTCACCCACAGATTCAGTCTGGCCAAAACGAGAGTAAAGAGCCCTACATTGGATAAGCCTTGGTTTCGCATAATGTATATTATGTTAAATTACGTATTGGCTTGAGTATGCGCTGAACCGCTATGACAGCTGGTTCGCATCAGGCACGTAAAGCGATCCCCCGCTCTTTGGGAGATACTCATGCCTGATGAGCGAATCCTTAGCTGAAGGCGCAATTACAGGTGGTAATCGCCTGCGGCCTCCGGCTGATATAGCACTTTCCTGATCTCGATCCGGCGGGTCCGATCAGACACTCGCCAGTCGATGGCGTCTCCCTCCTGATAACCCAGGATGGCTGCGCCGATGTCGGAACACACGGAATGCTTGCCGGCGCTGCTGTCCGCGTCTTCAGGGTAAACCAAGGCCACTTCGATCTCTTCGTCATCCAGCTGCAACAACGCCCTGGAGTTCATCGTGACGACATTGCACGCCACCTGTTGCGGCTTGACTACGATGGCCCGCTCAAGCTCATGTTCGAGTTCAACAATGGCCGGGCCTTGCTCGAGCGCGATCAGACATTCGAGCCTGGCCTTGTCGATTTCAGTGATATAGATCCCCGTGGAGTCGCCAACGGCACCTGCGCGCAGTAACTGGAAATAGCGCCCCGCCGTCATGGCAAATGACTTCAATGTCGGCGTTTCGCTCTCAAGCAGAAAACCGCTGCGTTGAAATGCTTTCAGCGAGCGCACGTTGTCCGGATGGATCTTGGCGATGAGCTTCTCTGCCCGGATGTCGAGGAAAGCCAGTTTCATGCCTTCGCGGATCGTACGGGCGCCAAGGTTTTGCCCCCATTTGTTGCTGTCTCCGATGGCCAGGACTATCTCGCACTCCCGGCCGGTCTTGATCAAACGGACAAAGCCCACCGGGGCGTCCTGCCGGTCGTAGGCCATGAAGAATCGGCCGCCCCGGTTGAACAGATGGGTCAGGATCGGCAATTGAGTTCGTTCGATGGCTTGCTCTATGGAGCGGGAAACATTACGCGAATCGCTCAGGTAGCAGGTGACGCGCTCATCCTGCAACCACTCCATCAGCGTCAGCGCGTGTGCCCGAGTAATTTCAGGGCACAGCGAAATGAAAGGCTTGTTCATCTTCACCACACACTTATATGTAAAGAATGAAAGCCCTTCATGGCTATGGCCATGACGGTTCTTTCGGCAACCGGCTACTTTAAGCCATAACGCGAGTAATGCCGAACCGCCAAAGCAGTCCTCCACGGGTTGAGCCACCCTCTCCTGCAGTTGTCGCTACAACTGCGTGCGTATGATTCTTTCGAATTCAACACTGCGGCTGCTGTGCTCCTGCAACTGCTGCCGAAACTGCGGTGACAGCTGCTCCGCGAGCACTTGCTCGAAACCGTGGCGAATTTGTTTTTCGGTGCGCAGCGCCGCGCGCAAACGGGCGCGGCCGCGCTCAGGTAACAGCGAGGTGGTCACGCTGTTCCAGGCATGGCGAAGCATGCCGAACAGACTTGGATGCTGTGTCGGTCGGCCGCCATAGGTAACGATCTGATTGTGCAGGCAGGCCATCAGCGCCGAGCACTGCTGTTCGCGCTCGCGAAATAACCGCTGCTGCTCGGATGTACTCGCGCTGCCTGCAAGACGTCGATAGCTCAAGCTGGCGTCGTGGCAAGTCATCAGAAGGTGGTTGAGCTGGGCAATGGTCTTGTCCAACGTCGGCATGCGCTACGCCTCCCCTGCGCACTCGGATGCACAGAACTGACACCGGGTGCGCGCAGTGTTGCGGCACCCGGTAGACGGATCAGCTCTTGGCACGAGCCACGTCACGCATCGCTCTGACTTCATCGTGATTGCGCAGCACGCCCTGATACTGACGCTCCACCATGCTGCGGATTTCTGGGGGCAGATTCTTGGTCAGCGCTTCACTGTAGCGCTCCTTGGCCACGTCTTCGCCGCGCTCGGCTTCGTTGAGAATGGCCTCTTCGTCCTTGCCGGTGACCAGTGATTTCAGGTCGACCCAGCGGCGGTGCAGGTCTGCCCCCACGCTGGTGCTGTCCTCTGGCTCGCCGCCCAATTCCAGGACGGTCCGTTGCAGTTCTTCCGCCGCTTCGGCGCATTGCCGCGAGCGTTGCGAGAAGAGCTGCTTCATGTCGGGTCGCTTGACGTCTTCGGCGCAGACCTT
Proteins encoded in this window:
- a CDS encoding PA2169 family four-helix-bundle protein encodes the protein MPTLDKTIAQLNHLLMTCHDASLSYRRLAGSASTSEQQRLFREREQQCSALMACLHNQIVTYGGRPTQHPSLFGMLRHAWNSVTTSLLPERGRARLRAALRTEKQIRHGFEQVLAEQLSPQFRQQLQEHSSRSVEFERIIRTQL
- a CDS encoding tyrosine-type recombinase/integrase — encoded protein: MRFTDFKRLNSIDQAEQGCTDELQAVEGYRAVRGFLKSYAGNEATFNSYRTHIERLLLWSLLVAGKPLVELRRRDAEAFMEFCLNPPADWIGPVVKSRFLRVGGRKKLDTDTYTVNLQWRPFSHTVAKRERKIAEEAVAALPSRPYRMSQGSVAQVFAVCGSFFQHAIDEGLTEVNPFRAVKQKSIYKQRNTLDVASRSLTPLQWSYVIETAEQMAVADPTYERTLFIVATLFSMYLRVSDLVGRDNWTPTMGDIRRDSMGNWWFHVVGKGNKAAKISIRDDYIQNYLVRYRQHLQLSPLPSAHEKTPLISTLKGRGGLSDRHIRLMLQELFDRAMVRMAEEGWSNDEIDQLRSASLHWLRHTSATFDAPYRDMKDLQADLRHNSLSTTQNTYYNTLDEQRAHSVKSLPVRR
- a CDS encoding ferritin-like domain-containing protein; translation: MDLTDDRKDLVRTLNKLIETCKDGEAGFKVCAEDVKRPDMKQLFSQRSRQCAEAAEELQRTVLELGGEPEDSTSVGADLHRRWVDLKSLVTGKDEEAILNEAERGEDVAKERYSEALTKNLPPEIRSMVERQYQGVLRNHDEVRAMRDVARAKS
- a CDS encoding bifunctional GNAT family N-acetyltransferase/nucleoside diphosphate kinase regulator, whose amino-acid sequence is MNKPFISLCPEITRAHALTLMEWLQDERVTCYLSDSRNVSRSIEQAIERTQLPILTHLFNRGGRFFMAYDRQDAPVGFVRLIKTGRECEIVLAIGDSNKWGQNLGARTIREGMKLAFLDIRAEKLIAKIHPDNVRSLKAFQRSGFLLESETPTLKSFAMTAGRYFQLLRAGAVGDSTGIYITEIDKARLECLIALEQGPAIVELEHELERAIVVKPQQVACNVVTMNSRALLQLDDEEIEVALVYPEDADSSAGKHSVCSDIGAAILGYQEGDAIDWRVSDRTRRIEIRKVLYQPEAAGDYHL
- a CDS encoding tyrosine-type recombinase/integrase translates to MNISATCTRRPWNKGKLVGQKTPLRLRDIWAIRVRLQLAERTRDLALFDLAIDSKLRACDLTKLRVCDVAHGEHVSSRAMVMQQKTKRPVQFEITEQTRSALAAWIHQAQLRSQDCLFPSRLHTSDHLSTRQYARIVKGWMQAIGLDPAMYGTHTMRRTKASLIYRRTKNLRAVQLLLGHTKLESTVRYLGIEVDDALEMAEQTEV
- a CDS encoding DMT family transporter yields the protein MPVRQTYLCLLILGTAFWGISFAFTKVGVADESPFVFLGYKFALATLVLCVIFFRRLKLINKEALLAGVAIGLPLCLGNIFQTVGLQHTSITNTAFITGLDVLLIPVFKWALFRKRVEPRIWLCCAVALTGLYLIVTRAGLTLNPGDIWIMCCAVFFAAYVLTVGFFSHKYDSMLTVITALATCATGCLFAALFDARAEWAPMDSSFWEGVLFCALLATAFMYAVQSAAQKYLEEEKVALTYLFEPIFAAFAGAMLLGETLDGRTLAGAALIFSALLIAEIDVPKFLSRLLRALFAPWARRQ
- the tnpA gene encoding IS66-like element accessory protein TnpA, with the translated sequence MQPQRRSYSKSFKAQIIQECAQPGASIASVALSHSLNANLVHKWIRVHTQKAMALQPAFIPLSLQAIGTKSDSASSTSHLSMAACCRLVCSTC